The following proteins are encoded in a genomic region of Planctomycetota bacterium:
- a CDS encoding sigma 54-interacting transcriptional regulator: MKKKRLADYGDLIQNAIDRNNYPEAKRYADVALKNLASLPRSPLEEFRIYEQSGRIYYGLGEYTRSLDAYYKSYLFASKNLAEEPGYAINCLSRLGYTLIALRNIRQALAQFQKAQAYCREFEGRFLLSKEKYIHLLIGVTYCYLYLNDFARVGEILEKEVHPVLPSISDKYLLLDYYHFKGEYLYNLKDYGPAKESFNRCVVISEEINLSAGVLEAKVHLAMIDLLEKQVPAAIAKLQDVVRTGRRQKYNEVTCEAMLLLGKAYSLGNSLLRDHEHCEAGGVNEHRSDRDSALSDSVTPSTHRSSGQRRSDCDSEPDRSISVEKQIKPLLNKVDVGWLYERIKEFNDFYKQLQEIYSTSRDVPHILISEVDKHYKSASYKNIIVGKSPAMHEVYQVIDKIAPTDLPVLVQGETGTGKELICRLIHRKSARSEKPYLALNCGAMPENLLENELFGHTAGAYTGATEDKKGYVELASGGTLMLDEITNMSVGMQQKLLRVLEEQSVWPLGAEKPVPVDVRFIFASNQNVEQMMAKGLMRSDLFYRINIIIITLPPLRERREDIPLLIEHFMGKYAAVKGSSLGISHSALEILTAYAWPGNVRELENEIQRLCVLHQDEKVITEEMLAENIRYTPPTTSPRLGRDGVYPALGGTVAPQEGKFKSPLIRGDKGVCYRNGKTLVQLRDEFERQVIREAIKEHNGNVAEASRQLGYDRPSLYRKMKQLGIK, from the coding sequence ATGAAGAAGAAACGTCTGGCTGACTACGGCGATTTAATCCAAAACGCCATTGACCGCAACAACTATCCCGAGGCGAAACGTTATGCCGACGTGGCGTTGAAGAATCTTGCCTCTCTGCCGCGCTCGCCGCTGGAGGAATTCCGGATATATGAGCAATCAGGCCGGATTTACTATGGGCTGGGCGAATACACCCGGTCTTTGGATGCGTATTATAAGTCATACCTGTTCGCCTCCAAGAACCTGGCTGAAGAGCCGGGTTATGCCATTAACTGTTTAAGCCGGCTGGGATACACCCTTATAGCGCTCCGGAATATCCGGCAGGCATTGGCCCAATTCCAGAAGGCGCAGGCCTACTGCCGGGAATTTGAGGGCAGATTCCTGTTAAGTAAAGAGAAATACATCCACCTCCTGATTGGGGTTACTTATTGTTATCTTTACCTCAATGACTTCGCCAGGGTTGGCGAGATTCTGGAGAAAGAGGTTCATCCGGTCCTGCCGTCCATAAGCGATAAATACCTTCTGCTGGATTATTATCATTTTAAGGGCGAATACCTGTACAATCTGAAAGATTACGGGCCGGCCAAAGAGTCATTTAACAGATGTGTCGTGATAAGCGAAGAGATTAACCTGTCAGCCGGAGTCCTGGAGGCGAAGGTTCACCTGGCTATGATTGATTTACTGGAAAAACAGGTGCCGGCGGCGATAGCGAAATTGCAGGACGTCGTCAGGACGGGCCGGCGCCAGAAATATAACGAGGTTACCTGCGAGGCGATGCTTCTTTTGGGCAAGGCCTATTCGCTCGGGAACTCGCTACTGCGAGACCACGAGCACTGCGAAGCAGGCGGAGTGAACGAACACCGCAGTGACCGCGATAGCGCTCTAAGCGACAGCGTGACTCCGAGCACCCACCGGAGCTCAGGACAACGCCGCAGCGACTGCGATAGCGAACCGGACAGGTCAATCTCCGTGGAGAAACAGATTAAACCGCTGCTAAATAAAGTGGATGTCGGCTGGCTCTATGAGAGGATCAAGGAGTTTAACGACTTTTATAAACAATTGCAGGAGATATACAGTACCTCCCGGGATGTTCCGCATATTCTAATCAGTGAAGTGGATAAGCATTATAAAAGCGCATCCTATAAAAATATCATTGTCGGCAAGTCCCCGGCGATGCACGAGGTCTATCAGGTAATAGACAAAATCGCGCCGACCGATTTGCCGGTCCTGGTCCAGGGCGAGACCGGGACAGGCAAGGAACTTATTTGCCGGCTTATTCATCGGAAGTCGGCCCGGTCTGAGAAACCGTATTTAGCACTTAATTGCGGGGCTATGCCGGAGAATCTTCTGGAGAACGAACTCTTCGGGCATACGGCCGGCGCTTACACCGGCGCCACCGAGGATAAAAAAGGTTATGTGGAGCTGGCCTCAGGCGGCACCCTGATGCTGGATGAGATTACCAATATGTCGGTTGGTATGCAGCAGAAACTCCTGCGGGTCCTGGAGGAGCAGAGCGTCTGGCCTTTGGGCGCGGAAAAGCCCGTTCCGGTTGACGTCCGTTTCATCTTTGCCTCCAACCAGAACGTGGAGCAGATGATGGCCAAGGGCCTGATGAGGAGCGATTTGTTTTACCGTATCAATATTATCATTATTACCCTGCCGCCGCTCCGGGAGCGTCGGGAAGACATCCCGTTGTTGATAGAGCATTTTATGGGGAAGTATGCCGCAGTCAAAGGTTCGTCATTAGGCATTAGTCATTCTGCATTGGAAATTCTTACTGCCTACGCCTGGCCCGGGAATGTCCGGGAACTGGAGAATGAAATCCAGCGGCTCTGCGTCCTGCACCAGGACGAAAAGGTTATTACCGAAGAGATGCTGGCCGAAAACATTCGTTACACACCCCCGACCACCTCTCCCCGCTTGGGGCGGGACGGAGTTTATCCCGCTCTTGGCGGGACTGTCGCTCCGCAAGAGGGGAAATTTAAGTCCCCTCTAATAAGAGGGGATAAAGGGGTGTGTTACAGAAATGGTAAGACATTAGTCCAATTGCGGG